The genomic segment GACCATCGACCTTTATGGCAAAATCAACAAGGGGCTGGTGATTCAGGATACACAGTTCTATCCTTCAGAAGAGCAGATTCAGGCTGGTTCGGGCGATGATTGCCTCTGGGTTGGCAATACCTACGGACTGGGTGCGCTCCGTGGCTGGGACGGTAAAGACCAGGTGCTGTTCAACAACGTGAAATACCAGGAGCAGCGCGTCATTTCAGAAGGTCCGCTCCGTGCCATCGTCGAGGTAGTGGATAAGGGTTGGGTTCCAGCTCCGGGCTTGCAGCCTGTCAATGCCACCATCCGCTACACCATCTATGCCGGTCATCGCGATTTCGACGTAGATGTATTCTTCAACAAGGATGTTTCTGATTATCAGTTTGCTACAGGACTCATCAACGTAAAGGGTTCCAGCGAATTTGCTGATGGCAAGGGATTGCGAGGCTGTTACGGCAGCGACTGGCCAACAGGCAAGGACGATGGAAAGCACAAGCTGGAGACCGTAGGCTTGGGCATTTATGTGCCACAGTCAGCCCTGGTAAGTCAGCAGCCAGCCAATAAGGATTGCTATACTCAGGTGGTGAAACCTGCAGGCAGCCAGCTCAGTTATAAGCTTGCTTATACCAGTGCCAACGAAACCTATGGCTTCAAGGGCGAGAAGGAGTGGTATGAGTGGTTGAAAGCCTGGAAGAAGCAGATAGAAGAGCCTGTTCAGGTTTCAGTTTCTGTCATGATCCGATAAGCAGTTTCTTTTATCATCTGATAAGCAGAAAAACTGCGCAAATAGCCAGCAATGAGCAAAAAAGCCTTACGTTTTGCTCATTGCTGGCTATTTTTCAAACAAATCTAAGAGAAAAACCCATTTTTTTTGCGAATGCGTATGATTTTTTAGCAAAAAAGCTTGGTAATTTAAATAATTTTTAGTATTTTTGCAGTCGTAACTCGAAGATTTGTAAATTATCGTGAAAAGGTTTTTAAATTATATAGTCATATTAGCAATCGTGCTTCTCAGTTCGGCCTGCGAATTTAAGTTCAAGCCGAACGAGGAAGGAGAGGCTGTGCCCCTGTCGGTACAGCGTTACGACCGATTGGAAAGCAGATATCTTACTACCGGTGATTTCTCAGCCCTGCAGCAGATGAACACCGATTACCCGATAGAAACCCGTACGCTGATAGAGAAAATGCTCCAGCTTGGCACCATTACCGACGCCAATATCAGCAACCGTTTCCTCATGTTCTATCAGGATTCTACCCTGCAGGCGCTTATCGCCGATGCTGAGGCAGAATTTGCCAATATGGAAGACATCAACGAGCAGTTGAAAACTGCCTTCTCGCGTCTGAACAGTTGGATTCCGGAGCTCCAGCAGCCTTGTTTCTATGCCCAGATTGGTGCTCTCGACCAGAGCATCGTAGTAGGACAGCACTCAGTAGGAATTTCGCTCGATAAATACATGGGCGAAAACTATCCGCTCTACAAGAAGTTCTATACACCGCAGCAGCGCAGCACCATGTCGCGCCAGTATATTGTGCCTGATTGCCTTACCTTCTATCTGCTGAGCATCTATCCGATGGATCAGTTCGACACCCGTCCGCAGCTCGACCGCGATCTGCACATGGGCAAGATTATGTGGGCTGTCAACAAGGCGATGG from the Segatella copri genome contains:
- a CDS encoding gliding motility protein GldB-related protein; this encodes MKRFLNYIVILAIVLLSSACEFKFKPNEEGEAVPLSVQRYDRLESRYLTTGDFSALQQMNTDYPIETRTLIEKMLQLGTITDANISNRFLMFYQDSTLQALIADAEAEFANMEDINEQLKTAFSRLNSWIPELQQPCFYAQIGALDQSIVVGQHSVGISLDKYMGENYPLYKKFYTPQQRSTMSRQYIVPDCLTFYLLSIYPMDQFDTRPQLDRDLHMGKIMWAVNKAMGKEIFKTKYVNTINAYVKRNPKVTVKQLLKDEDYSPIEALHKD
- a CDS encoding DUF4861 domain-containing protein, producing the protein MKKKQMMMALVSLMVLSAQAQANFQVSVSNPSKVARTDAPVVVDLCKLGAIGDIQRAVVTVDGKEIPSQLDDTNRDCTNDELCFLADLGKKETKTYQVHLYREGEQAQYPARTFAELCLPSKNRKLAKNRQDIYLRSISFDKKTKDPYHYVHSHGICFESELIAMRVYFDHRQTIDLYGKINKGLVIQDTQFYPSEEQIQAGSGDDCLWVGNTYGLGALRGWDGKDQVLFNNVKYQEQRVISEGPLRAIVEVVDKGWVPAPGLQPVNATIRYTIYAGHRDFDVDVFFNKDVSDYQFATGLINVKGSSEFADGKGLRGCYGSDWPTGKDDGKHKLETVGLGIYVPQSALVSQQPANKDCYTQVVKPAGSQLSYKLAYTSANETYGFKGEKEWYEWLKAWKKQIEEPVQVSVSVMIR